A window from Staphylococcus succinus encodes these proteins:
- a CDS encoding ornithine cyclodeaminase family protein: MLFIDEKEQAALLNMEEVVEVVAESLRAYSEGKTDTPLRYVLPFNEANRYLVMPALSDELKVVGLKTVTVAPNNAKSGKNTIVGSVILSDYETGETLAVLEGSYLTKIRTGAITGVATQYLARQNAETLCVIGTGDQAQGIIKAVLAVRDIKRIQFYNRTYEKAIRFAKQVQSEYTNIDVEVFNHVDKAIEHADVIVTATNATHPVFNRALEPGVHVNAVGSFKPDMQELPSHAIAKADKVVVEAVDVAMEETGDLITPVSEGLFTKADLHGELGNIVASKIEGRLTESEITVFKSVGVAIVDIAVANYFYQKVLEQQK, from the coding sequence ATGCTATTTATAGATGAAAAGGAACAAGCTGCTTTATTAAATATGGAAGAAGTTGTCGAAGTAGTTGCAGAATCATTACGCGCATATTCAGAAGGTAAGACGGATACGCCTTTGAGATATGTTTTACCATTTAACGAAGCAAATCGTTATTTAGTCATGCCGGCCTTATCAGATGAATTAAAAGTTGTAGGATTAAAAACAGTAACAGTTGCGCCTAATAATGCTAAATCAGGTAAAAATACCATAGTAGGTTCTGTCATTTTATCAGATTATGAAACAGGAGAAACTTTAGCGGTGCTTGAAGGTTCTTATCTAACTAAAATTCGAACAGGGGCTATTACAGGCGTAGCAACGCAATATCTCGCACGACAAAATGCCGAAACATTATGTGTGATAGGCACTGGCGATCAAGCCCAAGGCATAATAAAAGCAGTATTAGCGGTCAGAGATATTAAACGTATCCAATTTTATAATCGCACATATGAAAAGGCAATTCGTTTTGCGAAGCAAGTTCAAAGCGAATATACAAATATAGATGTAGAGGTATTTAATCATGTCGATAAAGCTATTGAGCATGCAGATGTGATTGTTACTGCGACGAATGCTACGCACCCCGTATTTAATCGCGCATTAGAACCAGGGGTCCATGTTAACGCTGTTGGATCATTTAAACCTGACATGCAAGAGTTGCCATCACATGCGATTGCCAAGGCAGATAAAGTCGTAGTTGAAGCGGTAGATGTAGCAATGGAAGAAACAGGTGACCTCATTACACCAGTGTCAGAAGGTCTATTCACTAAAGCAGATTTACATGGGGAATTAGGAAATATTGTAGCATCTAAAATAGAAGGGCGTTTAACTGAATCAGAAATCACTGTATTTAAATCAGTAGGTGTAGCGATTGTAGACATTGCAGTTGCCAATTATTTCTATCAAAAAGTGCTAGAACAACAAAAGTAA
- the bla gene encoding class A beta-lactamase, with protein MKKILYSALICLSVATLSTKVASANEFDQLEKENSTTVGVYGINTESGKEIKHHSDERFGYASTFKAIASGVLLNNYTEKEINKKIQIQQKDIVAYSPVTEKYVGKQMTLKALIEAAMLKSDNTANNYIIGEIGGISSFKAALQHLGDHVSDPQRLEPNLNNYDPTNTADTTTPRAAAHTLNELLTSNQMDTKNLKLLKRVMIENETGDQLIKAGVPNHYLVGDKSGQGTTYATRNDIAFIYPKKGDKPIILAVYTKKDDKEGTPDDKVIAKAAQIAIKQIE; from the coding sequence ATGAAAAAAATATTATATAGTGCATTAATTTGTTTATCCGTTGCTACTTTAAGTACTAAAGTTGCTTCAGCCAATGAATTCGATCAGTTGGAAAAAGAAAATAGCACGACAGTAGGGGTCTATGGGATTAATACTGAAAGCGGAAAAGAAATTAAGCATCATTCGGATGAAAGGTTTGGATATGCATCTACATTTAAAGCGATAGCTAGCGGCGTCTTATTAAATAATTATACTGAGAAAGAAATAAATAAAAAAATACAAATTCAGCAAAAAGATATTGTGGCATATTCACCAGTAACGGAAAAATATGTAGGGAAGCAAATGACTCTTAAAGCATTAATAGAAGCAGCGATGTTAAAAAGTGATAATACTGCTAATAATTATATTATAGGAGAGATAGGTGGCATTTCGTCCTTTAAAGCAGCTTTACAACATTTGGGTGACCATGTCTCAGACCCGCAACGACTGGAACCTAACCTAAACAACTATGACCCGACAAATACGGCAGATACAACAACACCAAGAGCGGCAGCCCACACATTAAATGAATTGTTAACAAGTAATCAAATGGATACTAAAAATTTAAAATTACTTAAACGTGTGATGATAGAGAATGAGACGGGAGACCAATTAATTAAAGCTGGTGTGCCTAATCACTACTTAGTAGGAGATAAAAGTGGGCAAGGCACAACCTATGCGACTCGAAATGATATTGCATTTATTTATCCTAAAAAAGGCGATAAACCTATCATCCTCGCAGTATATACTAAAAAAGATGATAAAGAAGGAACACCAGACGATAAAGTCATAGCAAAAGCAGCACAAATTGCGATTAAACAAATAGAATAA
- a CDS encoding CoA transferase subunit A, which translates to MSKVIEDINMAFDGLNDGMTVLAGGFGLCGIPEHAIEAIRMKGTKYLTVVSNNCGVDDFGLGRLLEKQQINKMISSYVGENKIFEQQLINGTLDVELTPQGTLAEKLRAGGAGIPAFYTQTGVGTLIAEGKEAREFDGEMYIMERAIKGDFGIVKAQKADTFGNLVFEKTARNFNPLCAMAAKTTVVEVEELVELGDIDPDEVHMSGVYVDYIYLGEKFEKRIEKRTVKEDVHG; encoded by the coding sequence ATGTCGAAAGTAATAGAAGATATAAATATGGCGTTTGATGGTTTAAATGATGGTATGACAGTATTAGCTGGGGGGTTTGGCTTATGTGGCATACCTGAACATGCGATAGAAGCGATACGTATGAAAGGTACGAAATACCTTACTGTTGTTAGTAATAACTGTGGCGTAGATGATTTTGGTTTAGGACGTTTATTAGAGAAACAACAGATTAATAAAATGATAAGTTCTTATGTAGGTGAAAATAAAATATTTGAACAACAATTAATAAATGGAACGTTAGATGTAGAGTTAACGCCTCAAGGAACTTTAGCTGAAAAATTACGTGCGGGTGGTGCAGGTATTCCGGCCTTTTATACACAAACTGGTGTGGGAACGCTTATTGCTGAAGGCAAAGAAGCACGTGAATTTGATGGTGAAATGTATATTATGGAACGGGCTATTAAGGGAGATTTTGGAATAGTTAAAGCACAGAAGGCAGACACTTTTGGTAATTTAGTATTTGAAAAAACAGCACGCAATTTCAATCCATTATGTGCGATGGCTGCTAAAACTACAGTAGTTGAAGTTGAAGAATTAGTGGAATTAGGCGATATTGATCCAGATGAAGTACATATGTCAGGTGTATATGTAGACTATATCTATTTAGGAGAAAAATTTGAAAAAAGAATTGAAAAGCGTACGGTTAAGGAGGATGTTCATGGATAA
- a CDS encoding kinase, with translation MTKFIIIRGNSGSGKTVIARNLRNVVGGRVLLIEQDMVRRHMLNVRDRPNNMAIQLIETITLYGFIHCDYVILEGILNKKKYGDMLRGLIEYEGIETYAYYFDLSFKETVRRHLMKKETDFDEEKLAEWFVANDFLGLNHEKVITSEMSEEDIILKIQNDIKINSKNDKQKP, from the coding sequence ATGACGAAATTCATTATTATTAGAGGTAATTCTGGCAGTGGCAAGACGGTTATTGCAAGAAATTTACGCAATGTAGTAGGAGGACGTGTCTTATTAATAGAGCAAGATATGGTTCGCAGACACATGTTAAATGTGCGTGATAGACCAAACAATATGGCTATTCAATTAATTGAGACAATAACTTTATACGGTTTTATACATTGTGATTATGTGATTTTAGAAGGAATTCTAAATAAGAAAAAATATGGAGATATGTTAAGGGGATTAATAGAATATGAAGGTATAGAAACATATGCTTACTATTTTGATTTGTCTTTCAAAGAAACTGTACGCAGGCATCTAATGAAAAAAGAAACTGATTTTGATGAAGAAAAACTGGCTGAGTGGTTTGTTGCTAACGACTTTTTAGGCTTAAATCATGAAAAAGTTATTACATCAGAAATGAGTGAAGAGGATATTATCTTGAAAATTCAAAATGATATAAAAATAAATAGTAAAAACGATAAACAAAAACCATGA
- a CDS encoding 3-oxoacid CoA-transferase subunit B: MDKHIKRKNIIQRAAQEIKSNMVINLGIGMPTLVANEMNDHVENVFFQSENGLLGIGPYPTDAEVDPNLINAGKETVTAAKGASYFDNAESFAMIRGGHIDLAILGGMEVSETADLANYMIPGKLVKGMGGAMDLVVGAKKVVVIMDHMNKHGDSKIKSQCELPLTGVGVVNTLITDLAVFQFENRVMKLVELQPGVTLEQVEAHTNARFENHLK, encoded by the coding sequence ATGGATAAACATATAAAGCGTAAAAATATTATTCAGCGTGCAGCACAAGAGATTAAAAGTAATATGGTAATTAATTTAGGTATTGGAATGCCCACTCTTGTAGCTAATGAGATGAACGACCATGTAGAAAATGTATTCTTTCAATCTGAAAATGGTTTGTTAGGTATCGGTCCATATCCTACTGATGCAGAAGTAGATCCAAACCTTATTAATGCAGGAAAAGAAACTGTAACAGCAGCGAAAGGCGCTTCTTATTTTGATAATGCTGAATCCTTTGCTATGATTCGTGGCGGACATATTGATTTAGCTATTTTAGGTGGAATGGAAGTATCAGAAACAGCAGATTTAGCTAATTACATGATTCCAGGTAAATTAGTTAAGGGTATGGGAGGCGCTATGGATTTAGTTGTTGGAGCCAAGAAAGTTGTAGTAATCATGGATCATATGAATAAGCATGGTGATTCTAAAATTAAATCGCAATGTGAACTTCCTCTAACAGGAGTAGGCGTAGTAAACACACTAATTACAGATTTAGCTGTATTTCAATTTGAAAATAGAGTGATGAAGCTTGTAGAATTACAACCTGGTGTAACGTTAGAACAAGTTGAAGCACATACAAATGCACGCTTTGAAAATCATTTAAAGTAG
- a CDS encoding GNAT family N-acetyltransferase has product MVEFRELTMGDESLYCDYMGEWIDHDEKIVPAITNITKYNDFEELVHELADNKSHDETVDNTTLFLIDDDEIIGAANIRHNLNDKLKTVGGHVGYGIRKKYRGKGYGNKLLKKSLDYLSRIGVQEALVTCDKENEASAAVIKHNGGEEIEPSTLEDGTVIRRFQIEIA; this is encoded by the coding sequence ATGGTTGAATTTAGAGAATTAACAATGGGTGACGAATCGTTATATTGTGATTATATGGGTGAGTGGATTGATCACGATGAAAAAATAGTTCCTGCTATAACAAACATTACTAAGTATAATGATTTTGAAGAATTAGTACATGAATTAGCAGATAATAAATCACATGATGAAACCGTGGATAATACGACGTTATTTTTAATCGATGATGATGAAATCATTGGTGCTGCAAATATTCGTCATAATTTAAATGACAAACTAAAAACAGTAGGCGGCCATGTTGGCTACGGCATTCGAAAGAAATATCGTGGCAAAGGTTATGGTAATAAACTTTTAAAAAAATCACTAGACTATCTATCAAGAATAGGTGTTCAAGAAGCATTAGTCACATGTGATAAAGAGAATGAAGCTTCAGCAGCAGTAATTAAGCATAATGGTGGAGAAGAAATTGAGCCATCTACATTAGAAGATGGTACAGTAATACGCCGTTTCCAAATTGAAATAGCTTAA
- a CDS encoding GNAT family N-acetyltransferase: protein MTKNLRLHFTTQRLIIRPLEENDYESWLGGFVNRKPSQHKHDRGHIDMSEATEPWFAALVERQRQEIKADDLYIFGIFDKVSKQHIGMLDIKNLSRDNFQWGEMGYFIHNQFWRQGYAFEALTELVKQARDTLQFHRIEAHINLDNPQSLHLIEKLGFQFECIRKGFIFENGSWTDQYVYYLNTHNNTLNEYL from the coding sequence ATGACTAAAAATTTAAGGTTGCATTTCACTACACAACGTCTTATCATTAGACCGTTGGAAGAAAATGATTACGAATCATGGCTTGGTGGTTTTGTAAACCGTAAGCCATCGCAACACAAACATGACAGAGGTCACATTGATATGTCCGAAGCAACAGAGCCGTGGTTTGCTGCGCTTGTAGAACGTCAACGACAAGAGATTAAAGCAGATGATTTATACATCTTTGGTATATTTGATAAAGTATCAAAGCAGCATATAGGCATGTTAGATATTAAGAACTTGAGCAGAGATAACTTTCAATGGGGCGAAATGGGATACTTTATACACAATCAATTTTGGCGCCAAGGATATGCTTTTGAAGCATTAACAGAATTAGTTAAACAAGCACGAGATACTTTGCAATTTCATAGGATTGAAGCGCATATCAATTTAGATAATCCACAGTCGTTACATTTAATAGAGAAATTAGGCTTTCAATTTGAATGTATACGAAAAGGATTTATATTTGAAAATGGTTCGTGGACGGATCAATATGTATACTATCTTAATACACACAACAATACATTAAATGAGTATTTGTAA
- a CDS encoding sialate O-acetylesterase: MKSILLIGQSNMAGRGFIDNVKPIIDERIQVLKNGRWQMMDEPIHSDRTVAGIGPAASFAKLWLDEHPEETIGLIPCADGGTSIDDWAEEQPLTRHAISEAKFAMETSELIGILWHQGESDSMDGKYQDYAPKLSRLIQHFRDRLNVPTVPFVMGLLGDYLGREGFGQSATEFAQINAQIIAVATKQSNCYYVTGEQLLANADGIHINAQSQRLLGMRYFVAFSKERDVTVPLPEEAYAEQLLYKHEYTKNEKMYQLVAEFSQNKISFETFGERMTKLQQT; encoded by the coding sequence ATGAAATCTATATTACTTATAGGGCAGTCTAATATGGCTGGACGTGGGTTTATTGATAACGTGAAGCCGATTATTGATGAGCGAATTCAAGTATTGAAAAATGGTCGATGGCAAATGATGGATGAACCTATTCATAGTGATCGTACAGTAGCAGGTATTGGACCGGCAGCTTCTTTTGCCAAATTATGGTTAGATGAACACCCAGAGGAAACGATTGGATTAATTCCATGTGCAGATGGTGGGACATCTATAGACGATTGGGCAGAGGAACAACCCTTAACTAGACATGCAATTTCAGAAGCAAAGTTTGCGATGGAAACAAGTGAACTTATAGGAATATTATGGCATCAAGGTGAAAGTGATAGTATGGATGGTAAGTATCAAGATTATGCCCCTAAACTTAGCCGATTAATACAACATTTCAGAGATAGATTAAATGTACCAACTGTACCTTTTGTCATGGGATTATTAGGCGATTATTTAGGGCGTGAAGGTTTTGGTCAAAGTGCTACAGAATTTGCACAAATTAACGCGCAAATTATAGCTGTAGCGACAAAACAGTCTAATTGTTATTACGTAACAGGAGAGCAATTGTTAGCCAATGCTGATGGTATACATATTAACGCGCAATCTCAACGATTATTAGGCATGAGATATTTCGTAGCCTTTTCGAAAGAACGAGATGTGACTGTACCATTGCCAGAAGAAGCATACGCAGAGCAACTTTTATATAAACATGAATATACTAAAAATGAAAAGATGTATCAGCTTGTTGCTGAATTTTCTCAAAATAAAATATCCTTTGAAACGTTTGGGGAACGTATGACAAAATTACAGCAAACGTAG
- a CDS encoding M20 family metallopeptidase, translated as MFDWFQLANDKENTMVQVRRYLHQYPELSFEEHHTHDYIMNQLSQLSCEVRSPVGRNGIVATFTGRGDGPTIALRADFDALPIDELNDVSYKSKNAGVMHACGHDGHTAILLGVAEIIESHLQSLNGNVVLIFQYGEEIMPGGSQEMIDDGCLQDVDRIYGNHLWSGYPTGTIYSRSGPMMASPDEFNITIHGKGGHGAKPHETIDPVVIMAEFIMSAQKIVSRTIDPVKQAVVSFGMIQAGSADNVIPDSAICRGTVRTFDTEIQNHVMTKLDKILQGLSLANDITYSMDYIKGYLPVNNNPYCSDVIKQAANDINLRYNESELMMVGEDFSHYLKVRPGAFFLTGCGNSEKGTDYPHHSPKFDIDEKAMKYAVSEFLKILELENVFIEPKQ; from the coding sequence TTGTTTGATTGGTTTCAACTAGCAAATGACAAAGAAAATACAATGGTGCAAGTACGCCGTTATTTACATCAATATCCTGAATTATCATTTGAAGAACATCATACACACGACTACATTATGAATCAATTGAGTCAATTGTCATGCGAAGTGCGCTCGCCTGTTGGACGCAATGGAATAGTAGCAACTTTTACAGGTCGTGGCGATGGACCAACAATCGCTTTACGTGCTGATTTTGATGCACTACCTATTGATGAATTGAATGATGTTTCATACAAATCTAAAAATGCTGGTGTAATGCATGCTTGTGGACATGATGGTCATACTGCTATCTTACTTGGCGTCGCAGAAATTATAGAATCCCACTTACAATCACTAAATGGCAATGTAGTACTTATATTCCAATATGGTGAAGAAATTATGCCTGGTGGCTCACAAGAAATGATTGATGACGGCTGTTTGCAAGATGTAGATAGAATATATGGTAATCACCTGTGGAGCGGTTATCCAACTGGTACGATTTATTCGCGCTCAGGCCCAATGATGGCATCACCAGATGAATTTAACATTACCATACATGGTAAGGGCGGACACGGTGCAAAACCTCATGAAACCATCGATCCGGTCGTAATTATGGCTGAATTTATTATGAGTGCACAAAAAATCGTTTCACGTACGATTGACCCTGTAAAACAAGCAGTAGTAAGTTTTGGTATGATTCAAGCAGGCTCTGCAGATAATGTTATACCAGATTCAGCAATTTGTAGAGGTACTGTGCGTACATTTGATACAGAAATTCAAAATCACGTTATGACGAAACTCGATAAAATATTACAAGGCTTATCACTCGCAAATGATATCACATATTCTATGGACTATATTAAAGGTTACTTACCTGTAAACAATAATCCTTATTGTTCAGATGTCATTAAACAAGCAGCGAATGATATTAACCTTCGCTACAATGAATCAGAACTAATGATGGTTGGTGAAGACTTTTCACATTATTTGAAAGTACGTCCAGGCGCGTTCTTTTTAACGGGTTGTGGCAATTCAGAAAAAGGCACAGACTATCCTCACCATAGTCCTAAGTTTGATATTGATGAAAAAGCGATGAAATATGCAGTAAGTGAATTTTTAAAAATATTAGAATTAGAGAACGTTTTTATAGAACCTAAACAATAA
- the isaB gene encoding immunodominant staphylococcal antigen IsaB family protein yields the protein MNKIVKVLSSTAIVSALVVGSSAAYVSTNGHEAQAEQKVNKEATWGYGKSGMSLKAEIPWYKYEGYTTYNAAFTQDYNFVRALKYDNVTMNGYKVDQDAKKEFDHTKELYDTSVSFNSDDEVVQITFFTKPNTVSKATFKDAHSSNKIIEEGKLGNEDGTYVTYETNDGNYTAFFNPKGNLMEVTIA from the coding sequence ATGAACAAAATTGTTAAAGTATTGTCTTCAACAGCCATTGTATCAGCACTTGTCGTAGGTTCTTCCGCAGCGTATGTATCAACGAATGGTCATGAGGCGCAAGCGGAGCAAAAAGTAAATAAAGAAGCAACTTGGGGTTACGGTAAGAGTGGTATGAGTCTGAAAGCAGAAATTCCGTGGTATAAATATGAAGGTTATACAACTTATAATGCAGCATTTACACAAGATTATAATTTTGTAAGAGCATTAAAATACGATAATGTCACAATGAATGGTTATAAAGTAGATCAAGACGCTAAAAAAGAATTCGATCATACTAAGGAACTATATGATACTTCAGTCAGTTTTAATAGTGATGATGAAGTAGTACAAATCACTTTCTTTACTAAACCTAATACTGTATCCAAAGCAACATTTAAGGATGCACACAGTTCAAATAAAATCATCGAAGAAGGTAAACTCGGTAATGAAGACGGCACATATGTAACTTATGAGACAAATGATGGCAATTACACAGCATTCTTTAATCCAAAAGGAAATTTGATGGAAGTAACAATTGCTTAA
- a CDS encoding 3-hydroxybutyrate dehydrogenase: MVEDKVMIMTGAASGIGLGIAKAFLNKGAKVVLADLDKDKLNQEVAQLKIQGFDCIAIHVDVTEENEMAQMIEETMRHYGRLDILFNNAGLQHVTPIESFSTEKFRQMVDIMLTGSFIGTKHVLPIMKEQGYGRILNMSSINGVIGFAGKAAYNSAKHGIIGLTKVAALETATEGITVNALCPGYIDTPLVRNQMEDLASHRGVSSEQVLEEVLFPLIPQKQLIDIQDVADYALFLCSDGAKSVTGQAILIDGGYTAQ, encoded by the coding sequence ATGGTAGAAGATAAGGTAATGATTATGACTGGAGCTGCAAGTGGGATAGGTTTAGGGATAGCAAAAGCCTTTTTAAATAAAGGTGCAAAAGTAGTCTTAGCGGATCTAGATAAAGATAAGTTAAACCAAGAAGTAGCGCAATTAAAGATACAAGGTTTTGATTGTATAGCTATACACGTTGACGTTACAGAGGAAAATGAAATGGCACAAATGATAGAAGAAACAATGAGGCACTATGGCCGTTTAGATATACTATTTAATAATGCTGGTTTACAACATGTGACTCCTATCGAATCATTTTCTACAGAAAAATTTCGACAAATGGTTGATATCATGCTTACTGGCAGCTTTATCGGGACAAAACATGTTTTACCTATTATGAAAGAACAAGGATATGGTCGAATATTAAATATGTCATCTATTAATGGAGTCATCGGTTTCGCTGGCAAAGCTGCTTATAATAGTGCAAAACATGGAATCATTGGATTGACGAAAGTAGCAGCACTGGAAACAGCAACAGAAGGCATTACTGTTAATGCCCTTTGTCCAGGATACATCGATACACCACTTGTACGCAATCAGATGGAAGATTTGGCCAGCCATAGAGGCGTGTCTTCTGAACAGGTATTAGAAGAAGTATTATTTCCATTAATCCCACAAAAACAACTCATCGACATACAAGATGTTGCAGACTATGCGTTATTCTTATGTAGTGATGGCGCAAAAAGTGTGACAGGGCAAGCAATCTTAATTGACGGTGGTTATACAGCTCAATAA
- a CDS encoding glycine C-acetyltransferase, producing MVQSLHGFLDENIQYLKDNGLYNEIDTIEGANSAEIKINGKSYINLSSNNYLGLATDEDLKQAAKDAIDTHGVGAGAVRSINGTLDLHDELEETLAKFKGTEAAVAYQSGFNCNMAAISAVMNKNDAILSDELNHASIIDGCRLSKAKIIRVNHSDMEDLRAKAKAAVESGEYNKVMYITDGVFSMDGDIAKLPEIVEIAEEFGLITYVDDAHGSGVMGNGAGTVKHFGLQDKIDFQIGTLSKAIGVVGGYVAGTQSLIDWLKAQSRPFLFSTSLAPGDTKAITEAVKKLMASTELHDKLWENGNYLKAGLKSLGFDIGNSESPITPVIIGDEKETQEFSRRLKDEGVYVKSIVFPTVPKGTGRVRNMPTAAHTKEMLDQAITAFERVGKELGTI from the coding sequence GTGGTTCAATCACTACATGGCTTTTTAGATGAAAATATTCAATATTTAAAAGATAACGGTTTATATAATGAAATTGATACGATTGAAGGCGCAAATAGCGCTGAAATTAAAATCAACGGGAAAAGTTATATTAACTTGTCATCAAATAATTATTTAGGACTAGCAACAGATGAAGATTTAAAGCAAGCTGCTAAAGACGCAATTGATACGCATGGTGTAGGCGCAGGTGCAGTACGCTCAATTAATGGTACTTTAGATTTACATGATGAATTAGAAGAAACACTTGCGAAATTTAAAGGTACAGAAGCAGCAGTAGCGTATCAATCAGGTTTTAATTGTAATATGGCCGCAATTTCTGCGGTAATGAATAAAAATGATGCTATTCTTTCTGATGAACTTAACCATGCTTCAATTATTGATGGGTGCCGTTTATCTAAAGCAAAAATTATTCGTGTGAATCATTCTGATATGGAAGATTTGAGAGCTAAAGCAAAAGCAGCAGTAGAATCAGGTGAATATAATAAAGTTATGTATATCACAGATGGTGTATTTAGTATGGATGGAGATATTGCTAAATTACCAGAAATCGTTGAAATTGCTGAAGAATTTGGTTTGATAACATATGTAGATGATGCACATGGTTCAGGTGTTATGGGTAACGGTGCAGGCACTGTAAAACACTTTGGTTTACAAGATAAAATTGATTTCCAAATTGGTACTTTATCTAAAGCAATTGGTGTTGTTGGAGGTTATGTAGCAGGTACACAATCATTAATTGATTGGTTAAAAGCCCAATCAAGACCGTTCTTATTTTCAACATCATTAGCTCCTGGAGATACTAAAGCTATTACAGAAGCAGTTAAAAAATTAATGGCTTCTACAGAGTTACATGATAAACTTTGGGAAAATGGCAATTATTTAAAAGCTGGACTAAAATCATTAGGGTTTGATATCGGTAACTCAGAATCACCAATCACGCCTGTTATTATTGGTGATGAGAAAGAAACTCAAGAATTTAGCCGTCGCTTAAAAGATGAAGGCGTATACGTGAAATCTATCGTATTCCCAACAGTTCCTAAAGGCACAGGGCGCGTGCGTAACATGCCAACTGCAGCGCATACGAAAGAAATGTTAGATCAAGCTATCACTGCTTTTGAAAGAGTTGGAAAAGAGTTAGGTACAATATAA
- a CDS encoding monooxygenase, which translates to MIYILQVDFSMEGPFSEEMAHQFSDLAKSINKEPGFLWKIWTENEYSKEAGGIYAFETENDAQNYLTMHSKRLASIGVNEVNAKIFTINETLTKITHGPIF; encoded by the coding sequence TTGATATATATTTTACAAGTAGATTTTTCTATGGAAGGACCTTTTAGTGAAGAAATGGCTCATCAATTTTCAGATTTAGCTAAGTCCATTAATAAAGAACCTGGTTTTTTATGGAAAATATGGACCGAAAATGAATATAGCAAAGAGGCTGGTGGTATCTATGCATTTGAAACTGAGAACGATGCTCAAAACTATCTGACAATGCATTCTAAGCGTCTCGCATCAATAGGTGTAAACGAAGTCAATGCTAAGATATTTACAATTAACGAGACATTAACAAAAATCACGCATGGCCCTATCTTCTAA
- a CDS encoding 5'-nucleotidase, lipoprotein e(P4) family, with protein sequence MNKITKYTAVLTLASAMTFASTSTAQATTEALTQASQQTPQQVNLGSENIMAVAWYQNSAEAKALYLQGYNNAKTNLDEALKKHKGKEKLAIALDIDETVLDNSPYQGYAALHNQPYPEGWHEWIQSAQAKPVYGAKSFLEYADKKGIDIYYISDRDKEKDFKATKHNLKSEGLPQASDKHIMLKDKNDENKASRREAVKKDHRLIMLFGDNLLDFDDPKQPTQLSREALVNKHSKDFGKKYIIFPNPMYGSWESTLYENDFSKSDTYKDQLRRQSIQYFDPDTKDVKQDK encoded by the coding sequence TTGAATAAAATCACAAAATATACAGCAGTATTAACATTAGCTAGTGCTATGACTTTCGCGTCCACATCAACTGCTCAAGCAACTACTGAGGCGCTAACACAAGCATCTCAACAAACACCACAACAGGTAAATCTGGGTTCTGAAAATATTATGGCAGTGGCATGGTATCAGAATTCGGCAGAGGCTAAAGCCCTTTACTTACAAGGCTATAATAATGCAAAGACTAATTTAGATGAAGCACTCAAAAAACATAAAGGAAAAGAAAAGTTAGCCATTGCACTTGATATTGATGAAACAGTCTTAGATAATTCACCATATCAAGGATACGCAGCATTACATAATCAACCTTATCCTGAAGGTTGGCATGAATGGATTCAATCCGCTCAAGCTAAGCCTGTATACGGAGCGAAATCATTTTTAGAATATGCAGATAAGAAAGGCATTGATATTTACTATATTTCTGATAGAGATAAAGAAAAAGATTTTAAAGCGACGAAACATAACCTTAAATCAGAAGGTTTGCCACAAGCTAGTGATAAACATATTATGCTTAAAGATAAAAATGATGAAAATAAAGCATCACGAAGAGAAGCGGTTAAAAAGGACCATAGATTGATCATGTTATTTGGAGATAATTTATTAGACTTTGATGATCCTAAGCAGCCGACGCAACTATCCCGAGAAGCATTAGTAAACAAACATAGTAAAGATTTCGGTAAGAAATATATTATTTTCCCAAATCCAATGTATGGTAGTTGGGAGTCTACACTGTATGAAAATGATTTTAGCAAGTCAGATACATATAAAGATCAATTACGCAGACAATCAATACAATATTTTGATCCTGACACAAAAGACGTTAAGCAGGATAAATAA